AGTAGAACCTGTAAAAATTTTTACCTTATATGGTGAGAAGGAAACAGATCTTAACCGCTATGACTCGATCAGATTAAGAGGCTactctacagactatcacaccCTCATCAGTGTGTttgaacaacaaaaaattgcCTTAGACAGGGAGCAACTGCCGACACCTGAAAAGGCAGAAAAGGTGAATCACCTGCGCTCAATAGCTAATCAAATGCCTCCACTACTTGACATACCTATTGGGCTACTGCTTGGAATGAATTACCCGGAGCTAATACAACCTCTAGAAATCAAGCCAGCACCTGACAATGCACCTGGCAAACCCTTTGGCGTTCGCATGACATTTGGTTGGACAATGTGTGGTGGATCATCTTCAAGCAGAGCAGCAAGAAACAAAACTGTATTCAAGATCAACCTAAAATCGGACACAGAAATACTCAGGGTCTTGGAGCGTGACTTTCAAGACATTGAACAAGACAAATCCATGTCACAAGAAGATATAAAATTTCTTCAAACGCTTGAATCCGGAACTACACAAAATCAGCAGGGCAATTACATCTTGCCACTGCCATTCAAAAGGAACCCTGACCTACCAAACAACAGAAGTCAGGCCGAGAAGCCTCTAACCTTGCTGATGAAAAAGCTACAAGCTGACAAAGGGTATAGCCAGGAGTATGTAAAATTCATGAATGATCTTATTCTTGCTGGTCACGCAGAGCAAGTGCCACAAGATGAGTTAGCAAAACATGTAGGTGTATGGTACCTGCCACATTTTGGGGTTCGTCACGCTCAAAAAAAGAAGTTAAGAGTGGTCTTCGATGCTCGTGCACGGTTCAAAAGAGCTGCACTAAATGATTTCCTTCACACTGGACCAGATCACATGAACTCCTTGTTAGGCATACTACTGCGATTCAGAAGAGAGCCAATTGCGTTCACCTGTGACATACAACAAATGTTCCATAACTTTTTAGTAACACCTCAACATCGAGATTATCTAAGATTTCTTTGGACCAATGATGACTCAAAAATTATACAAGAATTCCGCATGAAAGTGCACTTATTTGGGGCAACTTCTTCACCTGGTGTAGCTACCTTTGGATTACGAAAAGTGGCAGAGGACTACCGCAACATCTCAACTGAAGCAACAAGGTTTCTAAAAGACGATTTTTACGTAGATGATGGGGTTACTTCAGTGTCTACTCCACAAGAAGCAAAAGAGTTGATCAAGGCAGCTACAACCATCTGCACAAAGGCAAACATTAGACTGCACAAGTTCACATGCAACAATGAAGAGGTATTGAGCACTCTTCCAATTTCTGAAAGAAAAGAGGTCAGTAAAAGTATTGACATCTTTAAGGACAGTTTGTATTGTGAACGAACACTTGGGATGGAATGGAACATATGTTCAGACACATTTCACTATACAACACCTACATCGGCTAAACCAGCTACAAGGCGCGGCATACTTTCTACAATCGCTAGAATCTATGACCCCATTGGATTTGTCAGCCCAATTGTCCTCAAAGGCAAGCAAATACTTCAACAAATTACAATGGCGAACCAATCTTGGGATCAGCTGTTGAACCCAAGTGTGAAATTAGAGTGGGACAAATGGTACGCCGGGCTAAGTAATTTGCCATTACTAAAGATCAAACGATGTTTTAAGCCTTCCGAAGAGGTTAAGGTAACAGAATTACATCACTACAGCGATGCTAGTCTACAGGGGTATGGAGCTTGCTCTTACCTGAGACAAATAACTAAAGATGGCAAGGTAAGTTGTAGTCTCCTACTTGCCAAAGCACGAGTTACACCACTCAAGACCCAGACAATACCCAGACTAGAACTTCAAGGGGCTGTAATTGCAACAAGACTCGCCACAACCTTGCGGAAAGAACTAAAGATCAAGATAGACTCAGAGTTTTTCTGGACAGACTCAAAGATAACACTTGGTTACATAGCCAATGATGCCAAACGCTTTCATAtgtttgttgctaacagagtgCAAGAAATCAAACAAACGACAACACCACAGCAATGGCACCATGTCCTATCCAACGACAACCCAGCAGACTTGGTCTCCCGAGGAGCAACAGTTTTAGAATTGTCTCAAAAAAGCATATGGTTTGACGGACCAACTTACCTACAACAAGCCGATATTACAGACTATATAGTCAAGACTTCAACAGAAAGAAAGGTTGATGAGAAAGATCCTGAAGTTAGGAAACTAGCAGCCTTCTCTACAAAGACAACTACTAAAGTGAAGCTTACATACAGGTTCGCCAAATTCAGTAATTGGAAGTCACTGATACGCAGCATAGCACTTCTAAAAAACTGCGCAAAAGCCAAGAGCTGGAAAATCACCAAACCAAGTTTAGCAAACTTGAATGATGCAGAAAACTTCATCATCAAGAAGGTTCAGCAGGAGAAATTTCTAAAAATGGAAAAAGATAAGACACTGGTCAAACTAAACCCTGTACTCGATGAGAACGGTATGATCCGCATTGGTGGGATAGCTGAAAGGGCTTCTGGGTTGCATCATTTACAGAAGCATCCATTGATCATCCCTAAAGCATCTCACATCGGCCACCTATTAAGCAAGCATTACCATGAGAAGATTTATCATCTGGGTCAGAGGAGTACCTTAGCAATGATAAGAGATGCAGGATTTTGGATCCTCAATGGAACAGGGCAAGTGAAGTCACTAATTAGAAAGTGTGTTGGCTGTGCAAGACTTCGCAAACCACCACAATCTCAGTTAATGGGTCAACTGCCAAAAGAGAGAGTAGAACAAACTCCACCATTCACGCATGTGGGAATGGATGTATTTGGTCACTTCAATGTTCGAGACAGGCGCACCGAGTTGAAACGATGGGGTTTACTGTTGACCTGTATGTATTCACGGGCTATACACATCTAATTGCTTGAAGACCTCAGTTCCGATGCTTTGATAAATGCTTTGAGGTGTTTCATGGCAGTTCGAAGTCCAGTTAATGCAATCCATTGCGATAATGGAACCAACTTCGTCGGCGCCAAAAATGAACTTTACAGACACTCTCAAATTGCAAACAGGGAACTCCAAAATTACTTAGAGGACAACAGCATTACTTTCAAGTTTAACTCTCCAGACGCCAGCCATCAAGGAGGATCTTGGGAGCGATTAATAAGATCAGTAAGAGCTGTCTTGAATGGCATGTCCCTAAAATACAGTAAGAGACTGGACTCGCAAACCTTGAGAACTGCCTTTTTTGAAGCAGCAAGCATTGTCAACAGTCGTCCAATAACAGCAATGGGCATAAACAATCCAGAAGAGCATATCTTAACACCAAACCATCTATTGCCAATGAAAACGAAACAGCTTCTTGCCCCACCCCCGGGAAACTTCTCCCCAGATGAAATATACGGAAGGAAACGCTGGAAGATGGCCCAACAATTTGCGGAAGAATTCTGGACTATATGGAAAGCAGAGTACTTACAACAAATGCAGATAAGGCAGAAGTGGACCAACATTCAGCGAAACATTAAAACGGAGGATATTGTTTTAGTCAAAGACGAAAATGCCCCTCGATGTGACTGGAGAATCGGAATAATTATTGACACTATTTCCGATGCGGACGGGCTTGTGAGGAACGTGAAAGTACGTCTAGGTAACAAATACCTCGACAAAACCGGAAGACCTTTGGAACCACCCGTTACCCTAAGCAGACCAATACAAAAGATCGTGCTCCTTGAATTTAACTAGATTTAACTCTTGGCCACTCAATCTACATATAACCATTCAGCTATTTAGGTATACACCAAGTCGCATATTTAGTTCATGTTAAACAACCATATCATATCACACAATTATAAAAAGCCAATGTAATAAATTTCATTTCCATTaaatttaggtgggagtgtaGTAAAATTAGATAGCACTCATAACATTGGCTGCAATTAACCATTCACATACAATTACTAAAACGCATCTTGTTTATTTAAACTGTCTATTAATGGGGTTGACCTCAGCGGCTGCACTGGAATCCTGATGCCACCTCTGTGATGTAACCGGATGGGTAGGATTAGTCATGCTGTCCTTAGGATGTGGATGTGGATGGCCAGTATTTTTTGCACTAATTACCCTATGTCCTTAGTTGACCTccacgtgtatatatatatagcttcaCAGTTTATCTTCAAGTCAGACTAGTTGGAATTGTAGTAGAAAGAAGAACAGGTCAGTGAATTACAccatatttttctgtcaaatttgaagaatgaactatgCTTTATTATTGCTTTGTTTTTGCTTGTTATATAACTATTCAAATATGGATTTTGTCTAATTAGTACTATGTAATTGCAGGCTTCACGGTACTGGATAATGCCTTACTTATTGCTAATAAATCAGTTATGAGGCAAACTTCCAGATCAGTAAAGTCTCCTTAATTACGCAATTCCAAATAACAATCCGAGTTTTCGGGGGTTTTTTACAAAACCCTAcaatggtaaataccgaggataccgacactgagaaaaccgataaaaaagtgcaaggatatcctatcCGACACTAAATTgtataccggcccaacactagtactTAATCGGAATGACTCAATCATATTTCTGCATTGAGCCAATAGGCAACGTGTTTACAGCTCATGCGGAGCCGGGTTTCATTTTGAGGCCTTGCAAATTGTATCTCAAGtgatttttaatgatttttttattgaatagtagtaatagtagctgCAAACCTTCCCAATATTTGTGTAAGAAAAATGTATTACATTGAGAGGGGTTTGAACTTGCACCCTTTTGGCTCGGGAAACCATGCTTTAAAGAGTGACTTGatacaatattcacattacagttatctggtatcaaaagactcaccacgtcttactttgctgtgttataggtacaaaatatgtagaaatgtgatcacaagctctttaaagctaaaaaaataacagttaatcgcagccatcacaagaacaccgtagattggaatctctttccaaagcggctcaaaaGAGATATAGTTAAaaatgatggcttctgtttaaacttttataCAACCTCAGTCGTCGAAatcttttcacaaatatacctaacaaaatcaataaaaccatgtgttTGCATTGCAATAAAACCATTGCCCTTGCGCGTTATttcatcattttaatgctgtcactttgagcacctatatctcaaaacctaccgtaacaaaatgtttaaatttttaactttagatcgaaggagtgcatatcattctttGTTAAACATAaggagtctgttggtcacctgtgatagtcgacaaattctgcagaaattgttcgcgacGTCTGGCATGAAATATGGatcgcatgatcagattacgactagataaataaatgtattttagctgtgaaatcttttaaagtttt
Above is a genomic segment from Watersipora subatra chromosome 6, tzWatSuba1.1, whole genome shotgun sequence containing:
- the LOC137398156 gene encoding uncharacterized protein, which codes for MSQDQGSASSAEESLVDSQSGQDKSVLNNSVTEQPADVNASSTNLSHNSISSDDDDLKSDSSSRVSVERKPVKNSSNEPSTRPVRTTSLSLKGKEIKISSLNLDLGRKINSHIRYFNQIQLDMAEGITLDDLTTLSDEMNAEALVVSNMYNDLCRLCDNKPSAQRERMFQFHDAAVSNFNELVEKQVQDLQLQELEEVENSIQQANEEMEEETRLFEEYMNKMKQKPLQISLTAKEKVKAGQVISTRESTEAKARSSREATASAPTQRSTKMLQTSGSTSYNEPFKDGSHPLPLKRSEQVSEVSSPLPTVHSERQELDAVKHLAESLAAAINCSKKSVEPSIFEGDVLQFSDREVDLDTYLRTERIKGHERLRHLKKFINGEARKCIEGYFTTNTDDAYLAARAALKDRYGNEQTIARTFRRKLDAWPKVQPRDWKALTEFSDFLCHLNSAMVTIKPLKILNDCVENEKILEKVPDWLRIKWAHIVAKAVRCEQRGDDRYPNFHEFSDFIKDEAYVMSLPISQAATPRIKDNKLKATRTYFSATTEREDACLFCNLKNHKTTDCRRLQDKSKEDKNKFVREKGLCFRFFSSGHRSKGCKATLTCNICHKHHASTNHDPNWNEHREKKLDRAGEKPESKPTSKKEPPTKVKETKPLQHEKAVTDISVKASSTLNELSVRGIRTRQGLTSMAIPVYVSAGTGAEMLVYALLDNQSDACFISRDVIRTLKPKVTKVEPVKIFTLYGEKETDLNRYDSIRLRGYSTDYHTLISVFEQQKIALDREQLPTPEKAEKVNHLRSIANQMPPLLDIPIGLLLGMNYPELIQPLEIKPAPDNAPGKPFGVRMTFGWTMCGGSSSSRAARNKTVFKINLKSDTEILRVLERDFQDIEQDKSMSQEDIKFLQTLESGTTQNQQGNYILPLPFKRNPDLPNNRSQAEKPLTLLMKKLQADKGYSQEYVKFMNDLILAGHAEQVPQDELAKHVGVWYLPHFGVRHAQKKKLRVVFDARARFKRAALNDFLHTGPDHMNSLLGILLRFRREPIAFTCDIQQMFHNFLVTPQHRDYLRFLWTNDDSKIIQEFRMKVHLFGATSSPGVATFGLRKVAEDYRNISTEATRFLKDDFYVDDGVTSVSTPQEAKELIKAATTICTKANIRLHKFTCNNEEVLSTLPISERKEVSKSIDIFKDSLYCERTLGMEWNICSDTFHYTTPTSAKPATRRGILSTIARIYDPIGFVSPIVLKGKQILQQITMANQSWDQLLNPSVKLEWDKWYAGLSNLPLLKIKRCFKPSEEVKVTELHHYSDASLQGYGACSYLRQITKDGKVSCSLLLAKARVTPLKTQTIPRLELQGAVIATRLATTLRKELKIKIDSEFFWTDSKITLGYIANDAKRFHMFVANRVQEIKQTTTPQQWHHVLSNDNPADLVSRGATVLELSQKSIWFDGPTYLQQADITDYIVKTSTERKVDEKDPEVRKLAAFSTKTTTKVKLTYRFAKFSNWKSLIRSIALLKNCAKAKSWKITKPSLANLNDAENFIIKKVQQEKFLKMEKDKTLVKLNPVLDENGMIRIGGIAERASGLHHLQKHPLIIPKASHIGHLLSKHYHEKIYHLGQRSTLAMIRDAGFWILNGTGQVKSLIRKCVGCARLRKPPQSQLMGQLPKERVEQTPPFTHVGMDVFGHFNVRDRRTELKRWGLLLTCMYSRAIHI
- the LOC137398157 gene encoding uncharacterized protein, with the translated sequence MAVRSPVNAIHCDNGTNFVGAKNELYRHSQIANRELQNYLEDNSITFKFNSPDASHQGGSWERLIRSVRAVLNGMSLKYSKRLDSQTLRTAFFEAASIVNSRPITAMGINNPEEHILTPNHLLPMKTKQLLAPPPGNFSPDEIYGRKRWKMAQQFAEEFWTIWKAEYLQQMQIRQKWTNIQRNIKTEDIVLVKDENAPRCDWRIGIIIDTISDADGLVRNVKVRLGNKYLDKTGRPLEPPVTLSRPIQKIVLLEFN